In 'Nostoc azollae' 0708, the following are encoded in one genomic region:
- a CDS encoding IS630 family transposase — MPEVNPEYVFRMEDVLDLYNEPYDPKKPTLCLDEGPYQLLEEVRLPLPPEPHQPEGYDCEYKRNSIVNLFAFFEPIAGWRHIEVTQRRTKADFAKQLKDLVDVYYPQADVIPLLVDNLNIHTPSVLYEVFSPQEARRIIRKLEFHYTPKHASWLNQVEIELSVLSRQCLERRIPNVEILSSEIAISESQRNQQKPGVY, encoded by the coding sequence ATTCCCGAAGTTAACCCAGAATATGTGTTCAGAATGGAAGATGTTTTGGATTTGTACAATGAGCCATATGATCCGAAAAAACCTACACTCTGCCTAGATGAAGGCCCATATCAATTATTAGAAGAAGTAAGACTTCCTTTGCCACCAGAACCACATCAGCCTGAAGGTTATGATTGTGAGTATAAACGCAATAGTATTGTAAATTTATTTGCCTTTTTTGAACCAATAGCCGGGTGGAGGCATATTGAAGTTACACAACGTCGGACAAAAGCTGATTTTGCTAAACAATTAAAAGATTTAGTAGATGTTTATTACCCCCAAGCTGATGTGATACCTTTACTTGTTGATAACCTAAACATTCATACTCCAAGTGTTTTATATGAAGTTTTCTCTCCACAAGAAGCACGCCGCATTATTCGGAAATTAGAGTTTCACTATACTCCTAAACACGCTTCTTGGTTGAATCAAGTAGAAATTGAATTATCAGTTTTATCTCGCCAATGCTTAGAACGACGTATTCCTAATGTAGAAATATTATCTTCTGAAATTGCTATTTCGGAGTCACAGCGTAATCAACAAAAACCCGGTGTTTATTAG